One window of Desulfobacca acetoxidans DSM 11109 genomic DNA carries:
- a CDS encoding glycine cleavage system protein H: protein MKKKLAEGKKPCIWMEAGVIDYKICHNNFDCSHCEFDRAMTENANHNLALRRAGQTPTGKLGAIVPWPDKMRQRSGLQQQCRHMLTGRVPAHFCGNNYLCHRCEFDQLLEDQVEFFLEPERPKLEDVFGFAVPTTNYLHRGHTWAVLESGGRVRLGLDDFSQKVLGPADEMKLPKLGEEFHHDAVGLALARQGKKAAVLAPVDGIIEAVNPKVRQRPALAHDDPYGEGWLFVVTPTNLKPNLEHMLFGPSNVAWIEGEAHKLLNMLESSAGVTLPSGGSIIDDVYGHFPELDWQRLVHEFLHSV from the coding sequence TGGATGGAGGCTGGCGTGATCGACTACAAAATCTGTCATAATAATTTTGATTGTTCCCACTGTGAATTTGATCGGGCCATGACTGAAAATGCTAATCATAATCTCGCCCTGCGCCGGGCTGGCCAAACTCCCACCGGCAAGCTGGGTGCCATTGTCCCGTGGCCGGATAAGATGCGGCAGCGTTCCGGATTGCAGCAGCAGTGCCGGCATATGCTAACCGGCAGGGTGCCGGCCCATTTCTGTGGCAACAACTACCTCTGTCACAGATGTGAATTTGACCAGCTCCTGGAAGATCAGGTGGAGTTTTTCCTGGAACCGGAAAGGCCTAAACTCGAAGATGTTTTCGGCTTTGCTGTGCCTACGACCAACTATCTCCATCGCGGACATACCTGGGCAGTCCTGGAGAGTGGCGGTCGCGTCCGTCTCGGTCTGGACGATTTCTCCCAGAAGGTTTTGGGTCCCGCCGATGAGATGAAGCTGCCCAAATTAGGTGAGGAATTCCACCATGACGCCGTCGGCTTGGCCTTGGCCCGCCAGGGTAAAAAGGCTGCTGTCCTGGCGCCGGTAGACGGTATCATTGAGGCGGTAAATCCCAAAGTTCGGCAGAGGCCGGCTTTGGCCCATGATGATCCTTACGGGGAAGGCTGGCTCTTTGTTGTTACCCCCACCAACCTGAAGCCGAACCTGGAGCATATGCTCTTCGGTCCGAGCAACGTTGCCTGGATAGAAGGCGAGGCCCACAAGCTGTTGAATATGCTGGAATCCTCGGCGGGCGTTACCCTCCCCTCAGGTGGGTCGATCATTGACGATGTCTATGGACACTTTCCAGAACTTGATTGGCAGCGTCTGGTCCATGAGTTTCTTCATAGCGTCTGA